cacacacacacactcactcactcactcacattaaaaaacaaacacattttgatttgattgaagTATTCTTTATTTGAGCAGTGAATATTGACGCTAACCTCACCCCAGAAGACACATTTCCACTTCAGACTTGCCCTAATACTGTGCGAAATTAGACAAATAGATGCAGCCTCCCTCTAACCACTCATAGCAGAGCTGAACCAGTGGGATGATGAAAGAGGAGGTCTGTGTTGTGTCTAGAAAAGTGGAATAGTGGTCTGTCTTTGACCATACAGCCGGACAGACTGCAAGGGTCTGTGGTTTTTTCTGCGGGTTTTATGCATGGGGGTTCATGTGAAAATCACACTGTGGTGACTGTGGACTTTACATCACTTAGATGGAGTGCAAACCAGCCAGAGAAACAGTCTGACAGACTTGGCAATAAGGcccacagactgacagacaggcaagcaAGACGTAAAAATAGAAATGGACAAATCATTAACTTGAATTGCTGGGTCTTTTTCTCttctttatttttctatatatttgATCCCATTCGATAGgcgacatttttattttggaaaactgcATCCTGAAGGTTTGTCTTAGTTTCTCGTGTTTCTGAGCTACTGTTCAACACAGTCTGGGTTGACGTGTCaggttgggggggtggggggggggggcactgttGATCAATGACCTGTCAGACGTGTTGACCTCTCTGTGACCTATGAGGATGTTAGAATTTTATTTCAGAGTGGGAAATAAAACTGTCTCAATGTTTTTTAGATTTCCATACCCCTGTCTCTTAATGTTGCACAGGAATAATCAACAGTCTAGAAAAAACACTCCATTGTGCAAAACATTAGGGttttaaaacaaactgactCATGGAAGAGTTGtcaaattgtaaataaaatagttgCTTATATTTCAGTCCAGTGGCTTGCTAGCTATCTATTTAATCAGTATATTAAATATGcacattgaaatacaaaaacattattgttgTGGGGATTAACTTTatagagagtagtgagacagtcaGGGACGAGGAAGACGTTGGTGCTGAAGAAGGCTGCCATGCATGTGTAGTGTGAtgggaaatgtctgttgaggaagagcaaaaatgtatttggcatAAGAGGAGCGTCTGGCCCCACCAGGTCTCCAACAGGCCCTTGGTGATGTTATTTAGGGGTCCTGCATAAAATgtgcttctctaaagatctggaacaccaggtgtgagccatcagccccaccctcctgagctcacctggagaggtatgaaactctgagcaaactggaGTGTAACTAATTGCATGATAGTGTGGATTTATCTGTAGTGTCTGGATTTCCCCTGTTTCCCACAAAGGGCTGAATAGTCTCATAAGCTTTATTGTACTGGACGGGTTATGGATCAAACTGtagaatgtttggtcttgttttaTGTCTGACAACATCTGGCAGCAACGCTCGTCTATTTgataattttgcattgattaagtgggacagttcctgttctttgtgttcattgtgtttgccaaggtaaagtaatgctaatgttATTTGGGAGAGTGTTTTTGATATGTCagattttaggataaatagccatgtctccaaaaagttatttgagttttgccctcgttaaagagacctcccaacacactgtgttgtagtcatatttaggagtttgttcTTGTTAAAATCGTCACGTTTTTAcataatactttttatttattcatgtgttcaggctattattaaaaaaataagataaaataTTCTTAATAATGTCcttgtttgaataaaatgtaaataaaaactatAATTTAAATGGATTGTCAGTAACTATACCACCATTTAGTACAGTACGTCTTGCAGATTAGATACAATCAATTGCAATATCAAGTAATTCTTAAAACATCTGGTAAATGTAACacagtatatttttatttgcatagtTCACACTATTGCTTTAAAATAACTGCCCAGTCCATCTAAATAtctaataacaacaaaaaaagagaatagaaaaaacacagaatagaaaagaaaaaagattaaTTAAAAGACCAGCTTTTAAAGGCATACCATTCAAAGACTCAACATTCAAATTTTTATCGTATCCCCAGCTGAGCACAGCCGAGTCAGATTGTCAACTAATCACCAGGCTCTCATTATGCTTGGGCTTGTCCTGTgctaaaactaaaatgtgtacTGAAAGACAGGAGTTGGGATTAAACTCAACTGGCCTAATGAAGCTTTTACTGTGCAAAACTGACTAATTTATAGATCAGCCAGCAGAGGGCGCATGTGAactaataacaaaaaataattgcAGACCAGATAGATACACTGCATCTTCTGGTACAACTccatttccaaaataatttttgggatactatgtaaaatgtaaagaaaaacaatgcaatgatgtgcaaatcatttaaatcctatattcattagaaaatagtaccaagacaacatatcaaaagttgaaactgagaaacgtTACTGTTTCTtagaaaatacatgctcactttgaatttgatgtcatcAGGACGTTTCAAAAAgtttgggacaggggcagcaaaagactggaaaggttgtgtaatgctaaaaaacgaaACCAGGTTGAATATcaaacaactaaattaaaactgtattaaaaacagaaacaattctgtagttgaaatcactgcatgggctcaaaaTGTACAATGGgcaccattgtctgtgaacacatatatcgctgcatccacaaatgcaagttaaaactctaccatgcaaagaagaaaccattcataaacaacatccagaaactccagcaccttctctgggcccgaacTCATTGAAAAATGTCCAGtctctgacgaatcaaaatgtgagaTTAGTTTAGGATTAATGGACCCCATGACCTTGTGGCACTGAACAGCACCCCCTTCAGGTGAGGATGTGTGGTGTTGGGACATCATGACCTGGTGGCACTGAACAGCACCCCCTTCAGGTGAGGATGTGTGGTGTTGGTACATCATGACCTGGTGGCACTGAACAGCACCCCCTTCAGGTGAGGATGTGTGGTGTTGGGACATCATGACCTGGTGGCATTGAACAGCACCCCCTTCAGGTGAGGATGTCTTTCATGGTCCGGTGTCATGGATCAGTGTAGCTCACTTGGTGAAGAGCATGGTGCTTGTAACGCCAGCGTTGTGGGTTCGattgtcagggtgtgtgtgtgtgtgtgtgtgtgtgtatgcaaatATATGTAATCAGTACAGCAAGTTCCTCTGGATGGAGCGTCCACTAAATTACCTAAATGTGAATGTCATGTATTAGAACAGCGCCCCCTTCAGATGAGGATGTCAGTCATTGGGATGTCTTGAGATTTCAGGGAGGAATACTTCactggggggggagggggcttGAAAGGGGGAGGCAAGTCCATtctggagaggggaggggggggcagggggagacagacagattagAAGACGTGCAGAAGGACAGAGATTGACTAATGCAACAGGAGATGATCGACGCTGGCGCTCACCTCTTCTGGATGACATGTCTTCTGTAGAGGATCCCAACCAAGATGAGTACAGCTAGGAAAGGAAAGATCCACAACATCGTCGTGTATCTCTGACTGCCTTTCTCTGGGAGAGATGTGAGGGGTACAGGAAGAGACAAAACAAGTGCATGTTATTaacagaaaacaagaaaacaagtcAAGGTATCTAATCCCACGTCTTGCAAGCAGAACCTTCTACAGGTAATTCCCTGAGGTCTTCCTCTATTGCATTTGGGATGTTTTTTCTTGCATATCCAATTGTAGCTtatcaacaacacaacaacagacCTCCAAAGCTGTAGTCCTACCTGTCTCAATGATCACCCCACTCCCTTGGGAGAGGGTAGAGGAGGTGTCAGTCCTATGAGTCTCTTCCCCAGCCAGGGTGCTCTTCTCTGGGAAGACTGTCGTGGACACAGAGTACCCCTGACTGGAGGTCTCTGCTTCAGACTGGTTCCCACCATCCGGTTGGTGGCTCCATGGAGTCGACACATTTGACTGGACCACAGGTAGATAGGTGGTTCCTGATACGGCCAGTGGTGGATAGGTGGTTCCTGATTGGGCTGTTGATGTGACCCGTATTGGATTGTGGGTGGAGCTGTTAACTTCTATACCCTTTGTTTGCTTTTTTGTGTTGCTGGAGAAGTCTGTGGTGAAGTTCATTGGTTGGACAGGGGTAGACAAGGTGACACTGCTGTTAACTTCCTGTATGGTAGTTATGGGAGGATCTGGTGTGACGGTGAGGTTTGTCCCTCTTCCTGGCTCAGTGGATTCATCTGTTTTATTGGCGCTGGTATCTGTAGGTCCAGTTATTTTGGTGCTGGTACTAAAAAGCTGAGTGCTGAGGGTCACATTGAGAGGCGGTGTGTCTGTGGGATTTTCTGTAGTAGCAGGACCTGTTGATCAAGAGAGAACGACTCATCAGAATAATTCCAGAGCTACTCTCCAAATACACAAATGACCTGAGAGGCTCTGACAGGGACTGCAGTTctatgaaatagctttggtgAGGAGGGAGCAATATTAACAGCTCGTGTGCATAAAGAAACAGTCCAACAATATCTTCAAGCAATTGATGAACTTAGACAAATAGTAGATATTTGTTGTCATTCCTCTTTAAGGTCAAGGGAAAAAAGATGCTTCATTCAACTTGGCCCTTGGCCTATACTCCATCATGTCCACAAGGGGGCAGTATATTCTCTTCACAGACAGTCGACATTAGAGGGAGTTCTATATTGTTCATAGATATTTTTCCTTCTTCTTAAGGTTAGGCAGTCTAAATTTTCCTTAGGGCTGTTGCCTCAGGGTTTTTTCTGTGTAGTCCCCAGGCCAAGCGTTCTAGAATAATATAGTAGAAACCTTCACATCTAACaagtcaaaataaataatttttattggaATTTACTGGAATTCGATATTCTATTCAGAAGACAAAATATGTTGAGCGATAAAGAGATCAGGTCAGTGCTGTTGATGGCATTTCTATCTGCATAATGGAGCATATGTGTCTGTAGCTTTTGGATGAAGCCAACAGTGTTTCTGTGGTGGAAAGCAAGACACAGGAAGTGTGAACCTGCTTCCTGAACGTCACCCTACTCACTGTCTAGTGCACTACTGTAACTGGAACTGTAACCACAGCTAGATGAACCTCCTAATGTAGTGCCATACTTAGgaattagggtgccatttataCCACAGTAAGCTTGGTAAACCCACGTTTAGTCTGTCACGTGAATGTGAAGAGATTTCAGGTTTGTCAGGAAACTGAACCACCATCAACACACCAcacaggatggagagagagatttgCAGATGTGCATGCTTAAGACATTGTCCTAGTCTCCTTAATCTGCACTCACCCGGAACAACTGTAAGACATTGTCCTAGTCTCCTTAATCTGCACTCACCCGGAGCAACTGTAAGACATTGTCCTAGTCTCCTTAATCTGCACTCACCCGGAACAACTGTAAAACATTGTCCTAGTCTCCTTAATCTGCACTCACTCAGAACAACTGTAAGACATTGTCCTAGTCTCCTTAATCTGCACTCACTCAGAACAACTGTAAGACATTGTCCTAGTCTCCTTAATCTGCACTCACTCAGAACAACTGTAAGTCATTGTCCTAGTCTCCTTAATCTGCACTCACTCAGAACAACTGTAAGACATTGTCCTAGTCTCCTTAATCTGCACTCACTCAGAACAACTGTAAGACATTGTCCTAGTCTCCTTAATCTGCACTCACTCAGAACAACTGTAAGACATTGTCCTAGTCTCCTTAATCTGCACTCACTCTGAACAACTGTAAGACATTGTCCTAGTCTCCTTAATCTGCACTCACCCGGAACAACTGTAAGACATTGTCCTAGTCTCCTTAATCTGCACTCACTCAGAACAACTGTAAGACATTGTCCTGGTCTCCTTAATCTGCACTCACTCAGAACAACTGTAAGACATTGTCCTAGTCTCCTTAATCTGCACTCACCCGGAACAACTGTAAGACATTGTCCTAGTCTCCTTAATCTGCACTCAGTCAGAACAACTGTAAGACATTGTCCTAGTCTCCTTAATCTGCACTCACTCAGAACAACTGTAAGATGTTGTCCTAGTCTCCTTAATCTGCACTCACTCAGAACAACTGTAAGACATTGTCCTAGTCTCCTTAATCTGCACTCACTCAGAACAACTGTAAGACATTGTCCTAGTCTCCTTAATCTGCACTCACCCGGAACAACTGTAAGACATTGTCCTAGTCTCATTAATCTGCACTCACTCAGAACAACCGTAAGACATTGTCCTAGTCTCCTTAATCTGCACTCACTCAGAACAACTGTAAGACATTGTCCTAGTCTCCTTAATCTGCACTCACTCAGAACAACTGTAAGACATTGTCCTAGTCTCCTTAACTGTAAGACATTGTCCTAGTCATCCCTTTTGCAATAACATGCAATACTTTATCTGCTCTCTTTTCATAGAACAATTTCACCTttgctcctctgtcctcctatgttgtttatttgtttacttGGACTGCCATTTGCTAACACCATGGCAACAGCAACAACTAATCTCCCAGTGGTCTGACACATAAAGAAAGAGACATAACAGTCAAATTTTAAATACCAAATGTAATCTAGTGATAAGAAATTACAATGTCTTagcttaaaacattttgctgaaaAAGCTAAGAACTATGTTTATAATCAACTTTCCATTCAAGATacaatcaaatcaaccaatcaaatgtatttataaatccctttttacatcagcagttgtcacaaagtgcttttacagacacgcAGACTGAAACcccaaaagagcaagcaacagttCATGCACAGCAGCCAGGAAAACCAACCTAGTATGGTGTCAAAAAGTCTAATCAACAACATTTTTTACTGTGTTCCTACAGCTCTAAATACAATGCACAAGTAAGAATATATGATGTATATGatgtaatatatatgtatatatgacTATATATAAATCATATTTAGGAAATTTTTTGGTGTGCTCCAAATATACTAATTTGATGAGTACTTTTTATGTATAGATCTGAAAAAGTATTTCAGTTAAATGTAATAcagtaacaaaatgtaaatattttctgttctgtcacgatgcaggtgtagtggagtgtgtagaagGGAAACTCGAGTCAaatgcagggaggcgataaacgtaacttgtattttcaatatacaaaatcaaaggcacGTTATAAAACTGCGCACAAGCACTAAAACAAACGTGCCTATCTCCAGAAATgtaagacatagaacaataccacacaaagacacccaaaaacacaggaactaatataggcaacctaatgagggaatggacaccaggtgtgtgcaataacaagacatgacagtgccgtgacTAGAAGACaggcgatgacgcacgccgaataccacgtcgggggggatggtGCGCGTTTTCCATGCGAGTCCTCGTTACATGTTCTCTGTCATGTGCTTTATTTTGTTATATGAGCACAAAGAAAATAGGTTCTGCATATATGCATTAGCTAATGAGGAACCAACTAGCTAAACTAAACAAAAGTAATTTCCTTGATTTGACCAAATTGGCAATATGTTTTgcatttcgccaaacaaatctCTGCTAACACTAAAGTCTTGCATAATTGGTCAGATCCTCAATATAATTCTTGGTTGATGCCTGTTAAGAGAACAGCTCCAGTCCCCTCTCTTTGCAAGTTAATGGCAAGTCCATGGGccaaatgttgatttattttcagaaaatgctaaccccaaaataatttgtccaattaacCAGAAACTCTGGTGTTCTCTCTCTAGTCtattcctctcctttcctcccacCATTTCTCCTGTCTCTGTAAATTCGACTTATTTCTCACCTTCATCAGACTGCGTGGTGGTCAGCGGCACTTTGATGTTGAACCCCCTTCTCTTCACGAGGGCCGTGTTGTTGCCCACGGACACGGTCAGCATGTACAGCCCAGCGTCATGTTTGCTCACAGACCACAGGACCAGAGACGATTCATCCGAAATGCACTTGTTGTCCTGGAGTGGAAATGGTTCAAAACAGCCTGGTTACAAGGTTATTAACTGCAAGGAACATAACGAATGCAGTTGcctccatacaggtgtactgcatgatacagtTTAGCAGTTAACATCCCATCATGCCCTGTGgtatgtataaaaatgctgagcaggcccagctGACTTCGATTTcagatcaagatggcaagaggaaaggttCCAGAGAGAatgctctccaccaccatcatttAACACCAAATgggggaatatcttttggatgGATGATGTTCCATCCATCTAGTAGAGATCCAGAGACTCATAGAATcaagtgttgtggaaattctcgAACTGATGTATTGTTGGTCCTATACAtctatgaatgagttactagttaaagatgctgagaggggtctggtgtttgaataggagacatccttgactggcaccggtggattagaggggtactggtaaatctgtataaccctttagtgtctctgttgattaaccagacattgtgtctcctcaggtgttgagaaggataaggtggggggcagcccaccctttgggtaaatgttacacaagacagatgggcaacaacttaccacaccccttctaacattttaaataaatacggattgttcatgtcttacggcagagactcctcggacgacaatgtttgtaagcgtttgacgcgtctctcttatttgcaaataattaataaactgttaattgtgccaagagaattttgtctctgtttcttactcctttaagagtgtcgatcgatagaattaccatcacacaagGCACATTGAATCTTTATTCTCTCACATCCTTCCTGTCTTTGctgtctgacatcctacctgtCTTTCCTGTTTGACATCCTACCTGtctttactgtctgacatcctacctgtctttactgtctgacatcctacTGATCTTCACTTTCTGACATCCTACCTGTGTTTACTTTCTGACATCCTACCTATCGTTCCAGTCTGACATCCTACCGATCTTTACTGTCTCACATCCTACCTATCTTTGCTGTCTCACATCCTACCTCTTTAGTTTCTGACATCCTACCTATAtttactgtctgacatcctacctgtGTTTACTTTCTTACATCCTACCTAtctttactgtctgacatcctacctgtGTTTACTTTCTGACATCCTATCTAtctttactgtctgacatcctacctgtctttactgtctgacatcctCCCTGTGTTTACTTTCTGACATCCTACCTAtctttactgtctgacatcctacctgtctttactgtctgacatcctacctgtctttactgtctgacatcctacTGATCTTCACTTTCTGACATCCTACCTGTGTTTACTTTCTGACATCCTACCTGTCTTTAGTTTCTGACATCCTACCTATAtttactgtctgacatcctacctgtGTTTACTTTCTTACATCCTACCTATCTTTTctgtctgacatcctacctgtGTTTACTGTCTGACAACTTACCAAtctttactgtctgacatcctTCCTAACTTTACTATCTGACATCCTACCTGTGtttactgtctgacatcctacctatctttactgtctgacatcctacctatctttactgtctgacatcctacctaTCTTTATtgtctgacatcctacctatctttactgtctgacatcctacctaTCTTTACTTTCTGACATCATACCTATCTTTACTTTCTGACATCCTACCTATAtttactgtctgacatcctacctgtGTTTACTTTCTTACATCCTACCTATCTTTTctgtctgacatcctacctgtGTTTACTTTCTGACATCCTATCTAtctttactgtctgacatcctacctgtctttactgtctgacatcctCCCTGTGTTTACTTTCTGACATCCTACCTGTGTTTACTTTCTGACATCCTACCTATCGTTCCAGTCTGACATCCTACCGATCTTTACTGTCTCACATCCTACCTATCTTTGCTGTCTCACATCCTACCTCTTTAGTTTCTGACATCCTACCTATAtttactgtctgacatcctacctgtGTTTACTTTCTTACATCCTACCTAtctttactgtctgacatcctacctgtGTTTACTTTCTGACATCCTATCTAtctttactgtctgacatcctacctgtctttactgtctgacatcctCCCTGTGTTTACTTTCTGACATCCTACCTAtctttactgtctgacatcctacctgtctttactgtc
This genomic window from Esox lucius isolate fEsoLuc1 chromosome 7, fEsoLuc1.pri, whole genome shotgun sequence contains:
- the si:ch1073-15f19.2 gene encoding T-cell surface protein tactile: MAVTLKGIIVCLVLLSFTPQGVHGFEIFHHEILTAVVGQDVSLPCTPKENTLKILQIEWKKRGEAEDQHLVVYNPQFGETIGSPNVALRSEKEGDMRTTLVLKALKETDSGRYICDLTTYPNGSIRKVTRLKVKDLDDIIKCDTNGTVEAESGQNVTVHCTADGFPNILFHWSKDNKCISDESSLVLWSVSKHDAGLYMLTVSVGNNTALVKRRGFNIKVPLTTTQSDEGPATTENPTDTPPLNVTLSTQLFSTSTKITGPTDTSANKTDESTEPGRGTNLTVTPDPPITTIQEVNSSVTLSTPVQPMNFTTDFSSNTKKQTKGIEVNSSTHNPIRVTSTAQSGTTYPPLAVSGTTYLPVVQSNVSTPWSHQPDGGNQSEAETSSQGYSVSTTVFPEKSTLAGEETHRTDTSSTLSQGSGVIIETEKGSQRYTTMLWIFPFLAVLILVGILYRRHVIQKRMDLPPPFKPPPPPVKYSSLKSQDIPMTDILI